A window of Pseudomonas putida genomic DNA:
CGATTACCAACCCTTCGTCCAGGCCGTTGACGCCATCGGCGGCATTCCCATGACCTGGCTGGTGGTGCCGGACTTCCACCACCGCAACCCGCTGCAGCGCTCGCCTACCTTCTGCCGCTTGCTCGAACGGCGCCTGGCCCAGGGTGACGAGCTTGCGCTGCACGGCTTCTACCATGCCGACAACGGCCCGCCACCGCGCACACCCACCGAGTACTTCATGCGCCGCATCTATACCCATGAAGGCGAGTTCTACACCCTCGACCAGCAGCAAGCCCTGCAACGCCTGGAACAAGGCCTGGGCCTGTTCGCCCAGCAGGGCTGGCCAGTGGCCGGCTTTGTCGCACCGGCATGGCTGATGAGCGAAGGCACACGCCAGGCACTGCGCCATCTGCCGCTGCGCTACACCAGCACACCGCAGCACCTGTACCGCCTGCCGGACTTCACCGCGATCAAGGCCCCAGGGCTGGTCTGGAGTGCCCGCAGCGCCTGGCGCCGCGGCCTGTCGCGGGTGTTGTGCGACTGGCAATGCCGGCGCTGGCGGGATGCCCACACGCTGCGACTGGGCCTGCACCCGGTGGACATGCGCCATCACGCGTCCCGCGACTATTGGCTGAATACCTTGCACATGCTACTGGCACAGGGCCGCGAGCCCCTGACCAAGTCTACCTGGCTCGACCGCCAGGCCACCGCATGAACCGCCTGGCCTGGCTGGGCCTGGCACTGCTCGGCGCCGTGCTGGTGCCGGCCCTGCTGGGAGGCAGCGAGCTGCTACCAAGGCTGCAGCGCTTCGCCCCCAGCCTGATGTTGACCCTGCTGGGCATGATCCTGCTGTGCTGGGTCATCAACGCCATTCGCCTGCGCCTGCTGCTCGGCCAGCAAGGGGCAAGGCTTGGGCGCATGCGCAGCCTGGGTGTGGTGATGGCCACCGAGTTCGCCATCTGCACCACCCCCGGCGGCAGCGGCGGCCCATTGACCCTGATGGCCCTGCTGGCACGCGACCGTATCGGCCCGGCGCGCAGCGGCGCGGTGTTTGCCATGGACCAGCTGAACGACCTGGTGTTCTTTTTCTGCGCGATGCTGGCGATTGCCGGCTATGCGCTGTTTCACAGCCTGGGGCGCAGCCAGGAAAGCATGTTGCTGGGTAGCGCGTTGCTGCTGTGCACGGCACTGACCGGGGTGATCGGCCTGCTGCGCTACCGGCGCACGGTGATGCGTGTGAACGGCAGGTTGCTGCGCCGTCTGGGCATGAGCCCCCAGCGCAAACGCCGCTGGGCGCGCAAATTGCTGCATTTCATCAATGCGCTGGCGCAGACCTGGCGCCTGCCCAAGCGCACGCTGACCCTGGTGTTCACCCTGACCTGTGCCCACTGGGGCCTGCGCTACAGCGTGTTGTACCTGGTATTGAGGGGGTTGGGGGGCAGGGGGGGTGTTGTACCTGGTATTGAGGGGGTTGGGGGTAGACCTGGCGTGGATACCCAGCTTTCTGGTGCAGATGCTGTCGCTCAGTGCCGGCCAATTCAGCCTGCTGCCTGGCGGCGCCGGTGCCGCAGAGCTGACGTCGGCCAGCCTGCTGACGCCACTGGTGGGCAGTTCGACCGCGGCTGCGGCGGTCCTGATATGGCGGGCGGTCACTTACTACTTTTATCTGCTGGCGGGTGGGCCGGTGTTCGTATGCCTGTTGGGGCGCCCGTTGCTGGAGCGCTGGCGGCGTCAGGCGGGTTGAGCTGCTGCCACAGTTCGGCGGCACCGGGGAAGTCGGTGCCGTCGGTATCGACCAGGGCTTCGGGGTCGTAGCGGGCCAGGCAGCCTTCGCCGAGGGTGGGTGGGGGTGAGGCGGTGGGTTGGTTGCGCTGCTTGGTCATCGGCCTACCGCTTAGATTGCTGGGGGCGCGTCGCGCCCCTTTCGCCGGCAAGCCAGCTCCCACACCGACCGCATCGCTCCCCAAGCCATGTGCTATCCCTGTGGGAGCTGGCTTGCCGGCGATGGGCTGCAAAGCAGCCCCGAGATCTCACAGGCAACCGGACCTGTCAGTCAAACACCACAGTCTTGTTGCCATGCACCAGCACCCGGTCTTCCAGGTGATAACGCAGGCCACGGGCCAGCACCATCTTTTCCACATCACGGCCAAAGCGGACCATGTCGTCGATGCTGTCGGCATGGCTGACACGCACCACGTCCTGCTCGATGATCGGGCCGGCGTCCAGCTCTTCGGTGACATAGTGGCAGGTCGCGCCGATCAGCTTCACACCACGCAGGGCAGCCTGGTGATACGGCTTGGCGCCGACGAACGACGGCAGGAAACTGTGGTGGATGTTGATCACCTTTTCAGCATAGTCCTGGCACAGCTGCGGCGGCAGGATCTGCATGTAGCGGGCCAGCACCACCACGTCGGCGGCGTGCTCCTGCACCAGGCGCGACACTTCGGCAAAGGCCGGGGCTTTGTCCTTGGGGTCGACCGGTACATGGAAGAAAGGAATACCGTGCCACTCGACCATGCTGCGCAGGTCGTTGTGGTTGGAGATCACGCAAGGGATCTCGCAATCCAGCTCATCGGTGTGCCAGCGGTGCAGCAGGTCGGCCAGGCAGTGCGACTCGCGGCTGGCCATCAGCACCACGCGTTTTTTCTGCGCCGAGTCGGTAATGCGCCAGGTCATGGAGAACTCTTCGGCGATCGGCGCAAACGCCTCGCGGAAGGCTTCGATACCGAATGGCAGCGATTCGGCGCGGATTTCATGGCGCATGAAGAACCAACCGCTCTGCTCATCGGAGTGGTGGCTGGCTTCGTTGATCCAGCCATTGTACAAGGCCAGGAAATTACTGACTTTCGCCACGATGCCAACACGGTCGGGGCAGGCGATCACCAGACGATAGGTGCGCATGAATGAGACTCCAGAACTTCGCAAAGGCGCTCATTCTAGCGGCCCGCCAGGAAAAACGCAGTAATGATCGCTGCAGCCGTGGCCCGGGGCGCTGGCGAGATGAAATGCCGTCACACGCTGACAGACATGACGAAATGCCAGGTTAATTGTAAATTTTTGTTCACCCAGAGAAATATTGTCACAGCTTAATTAACAGTTCATTGCCCAACAATATGTTTACTTGCGAGTATCGCCTGTCTATTATTGGCCCACACATTTCTGACACGCATTAAGGAACACTCCATGTCCCTGATCAACGAGTACCGCGCTACCGAAGAAGCCATCAAGGAACTTCAGGCCCGCCTGGCCAACCTGTCGCAGGATGACAAGCTGAAGAAAGAACTGGAGTTCGAAGGCAAACTGCGCACACTGATGGGCGAGTACTCCAAGTCGCTGCGCGACGTGATTGCCCTGCTCGACCCGGATTCGAAACTGAGCAAGGCCCCTCGTGGTGCGGTCAAGACTACCGCCACCAAGCGTGCGCGCAAGGTCAAGCAATACAAGAACCCGCACAACAATGAAGTGATCGAAACCAAAGGCGGCAACCACAAGACCCTGAAAGAGTGGAAAGCCAAGTGGGGTGGCGATGTGGTTGAAAGCTGGGCAACCCTGCTGGACTGATTGTCCGCATACGCCTTTGCTTATCGCAACGAAAACGCCGGCACATTGCCGGCGTTTTCGTTTGTCGGTGTTTGTATCGGTGCTCAGCCAACTGCAAACTGTGCCTGCAATTGCCGGGCATGCACCTGCCAGGCCTCCAGCACACGCCGCCCCGCCTCGTCGGCGCTCTCCCAGGCCTGCTGCCGCGCCTGTTCAAAGTCGCCCAGCGTATTCGGCGCCCCCCACTGCGGGTCGCTCAGGCGTTGCTGGCAGAAGCTGAACCAGCGTTGCCGCTCTTCACCGGTCAGGGTCTCGGGGAAGTTGCGCGCCCGATAGCGGAACAACAGTTCAGGCAAGCGCGGATCATCGAACATCCACTGCCCTCGGCCCAACTGCGCCGGTTCCAGTGCGCGAACTTGCTCGCATAAGCGGCGGTCACGGTCCCCCAGAAAACCGTCATACAACTGTTGTTCCGGGTCTTCGCTCGGGACGAAATCCTCCTTGCCGTAGATGTGTTCCAGCTTGTCTTGCCATTGCGCTTGTTGCCTGGCCAATTCTTCGCCGCGCATTTGTAACAACGTCAAGTCCAGGCCCAACCGTTGTTGATCAACCGGGCGCAATACCGAGAGTGGCGCCACTACCGGGCAGCGATTGATCTGCACCAGTTTGAGCGGCACCGGTAATTCGCCCTCGGTCAGTTCTTCATGGCGGGTATACAAACGCTGCCGTAAAACTTCAGCACTTTCCCGTAGTAACGGTAGGGTTTCCTGATGCAGGTCGCACACAATCAATGCATTGCGATTGCGCGGGTGCCAGGCCAATGGCAATACGACACCAATGTAATTGCGTGCCGCCGAAAAACGCCCGGATATATGCACCAGTGGTTGCAACAAACGGATCTGCTCCATCACTTTGTGCTTGCTGCGCAACTGGAACAGCCAGTCATACAATTTGGGCTGTTTCTGCCGGATCAGACGGGCCAGGGCGATGGTGGCCCGCACGTCGGAAAGCGCTTCGTGGGCGTGCCCATGGTCGATGCCATTGGCCTTGCTCAGCAGTTCCAGGCGCAGGCTGGTGCGCCCGTCCTGTTGCGGCCAGTGGATGCCGTCCGGGCGCAACGCATAGGCCGTGCGCACGATGTCGATCAAGTCCCAGCGGCTATTGCCGCCCTGCCACTCTCGGGCATAAGGGTCGAAAAAGTTACGGTACAGGCTGTAGCGGGTCACTTCGTCGTCGAAACGCAGGGTGTTGTAGCCGGCACCACAGGTACCTGGGTGCGCCAGTTGTGCGTGCACCCGGGTCATGAACTCGGCTTCGCACAGGCCCTGCTCGGCCAGCAGTTGGGGGGTAATGCCGGTCACCAGGCAAGCGGCCGGGTGCGGCAGGATATCGTCGGAGGGCCGGCAATAAAGGCTGATCGGCTCGTCGATTTCGTTGAGATCGAAGTCGGTGCGCACGCCTGCCACCTGCAGCGGCCGGTCGCAGCGCGGGTTGATGCCGGTGGTTTCGTAGTCGTGCCAGAAAATGCTGGAGG
This region includes:
- a CDS encoding DUF2334 domain-containing protein, translated to MAEPLPAARSLMLVLHDVAPETWPDYQPFVQAVDAIGGIPMTWLVVPDFHHRNPLQRSPTFCRLLERRLAQGDELALHGFYHADNGPPPRTPTEYFMRRIYTHEGEFYTLDQQQALQRLEQGLGLFAQQGWPVAGFVAPAWLMSEGTRQALRHLPLRYTSTPQHLYRLPDFTAIKAPGLVWSARSAWRRGLSRVLCDWQCRRWRDAHTLRLGLHPVDMRHHASRDYWLNTLHMLLAQGREPLTKSTWLDRQATA
- the purU gene encoding formyltetrahydrofolate deformylase, giving the protein MRTYRLVIACPDRVGIVAKVSNFLALYNGWINEASHHSDEQSGWFFMRHEIRAESLPFGIEAFREAFAPIAEEFSMTWRITDSAQKKRVVLMASRESHCLADLLHRWHTDELDCEIPCVISNHNDLRSMVEWHGIPFFHVPVDPKDKAPAFAEVSRLVQEHAADVVVLARYMQILPPQLCQDYAEKVINIHHSFLPSFVGAKPYHQAALRGVKLIGATCHYVTEELDAGPIIEQDVVRVSHADSIDDMVRFGRDVEKMVLARGLRYHLEDRVLVHGNKTVVFD
- a CDS encoding DNA binding protein; this translates as MSLINEYRATEEAIKELQARLANLSQDDKLKKELEFEGKLRTLMGEYSKSLRDVIALLDPDSKLSKAPRGAVKTTATKRARKVKQYKNPHNNEVIETKGGNHKTLKEWKAKWGGDVVESWATLLD
- the sbcB gene encoding exodeoxyribonuclease I; translated protein: MTSSIFWHDYETTGINPRCDRPLQVAGVRTDFDLNEIDEPISLYCRPSDDILPHPAACLVTGITPQLLAEQGLCEAEFMTRVHAQLAHPGTCGAGYNTLRFDDEVTRYSLYRNFFDPYAREWQGGNSRWDLIDIVRTAYALRPDGIHWPQQDGRTSLRLELLSKANGIDHGHAHEALSDVRATIALARLIRQKQPKLYDWLFQLRSKHKVMEQIRLLQPLVHISGRFSAARNYIGVVLPLAWHPRNRNALIVCDLHQETLPLLRESAEVLRQRLYTRHEELTEGELPVPLKLVQINRCPVVAPLSVLRPVDQQRLGLDLTLLQMRGEELARQQAQWQDKLEHIYGKEDFVPSEDPEQQLYDGFLGDRDRRLCEQVRALEPAQLGRGQWMFDDPRLPELLFRYRARNFPETLTGEERQRWFSFCQQRLSDPQWGAPNTLGDFEQARQQAWESADEAGRRVLEAWQVHARQLQAQFAVG